DNA from Fibrobacter sp. UWB15:
ATGGGAATCGGCCCGCAGCTTGCCGCCCTCGGCGAATCGGGCCGCGTGGAATTCACGGCAATCCTCGACAAGGAAGCCCTGGAAGCGGTCAAGTTCTTTGCCCGTAACGAAGGCATTCTGTTCGCGCTCGAAAGTGCTCACGCTGGCGCCGCCGCCATGAAGATTGCGAAGGAACTTCCGAAGGACAAGGCGCTCGTCATTAACATGAGTGGCCGCGGCGACAAGGACATCTTTATCACGAGCCCCGTGTTCCGCCCCGAAAAGTGGAAGGAATTCCTGAAGGCCGAACTCAAGCGCCTCGAAAATAACGAAGACATCCACGACGCGGAGATAATGAATAAGTAGTAGACAGTAGGAAGTAGACAGTAGACAGTGATGTCCCGTATTCCACTTCCTACTTCTAACTTCCTACTTCCTACTAAAACCTTTTAACAGCGGCAAAGCCGCGAGAATTAATTATGAACTTAATGTCTCATCTCATTGCCGGGTTCCCGGACGCAGAAACTTCTATCGCCATCGCCGACGCTCTTGTGAAGGGTGGCGCGAACATCCTTGAAATCCAGCTTGCCTTCAGCGATCCGAGCGCCGACGGTCCCGCCATCCAGACGGCATCGTCCATTGCTCTTGACAAGGGTTATTCGACCAAGCAGGGGCTTGAAATCGTTAGAAAAATTCACGAACGCCACCCCGAAACGCCGATCTACATCATGACTTACGGCTCCCTCGCCTTTACGCCGGGTGTCGAGAACTTTGTCAAGATGTGCAAGGACGCGGGCGTATCCGCTTGCATCATTCCGGACTTGCCGTTCGACGGCGACGAAGGCCTGACTGAAGCTTGCAAGAAGCACGGTCTCGAAAACATCCCGGTCGCGGCACCTTCCATGACCAAGGAACGCCTCGAAACGATGGCTTCCAAGGGCTTTAAGTATATTTACGCAGCACTCCGCGCGGGTACGACCGGTAGCGAAACTACCATTGACCAGGCAACGCTCGACTTTATCGACACGGTCGGTAAGGGTGGCGCGAAGGTTCTCGGCGGCTTCGGTATCCGTAACGGTGAACAGTCCAAGGTGCTTAGCAAGCATGTGTATGCCGTGGTGGCGGGCTCCGTGTTCGTGAACATCGTACTCTCTAACGAAGACTCTGCCGAAGGCCGCAAAAAAGCCATCGCCGAAATCGAGGCGAAGGCCAAGGAAATTGCAGGAAATTAAAATCTATTTTCTCTGAGAGAGAAAGCCGGTGGATTGTCTCCATCGGCTTTTTGTTTGTTCTAAATAAAAAACATGCGCCCGAAAACGGGTGCATTTTATCGTTTATTATGTGAGCTAGGTCGTGAAAAACTACTTTTGTGCCGATATGAAAAAAATTTGTGCATTGACTGTTTTGGCTTTTCTTGTTGCCTGTAGTGGTGACAGGTCTTCTACCGGAGTTATCGGCGGTTCTGGTAATGAGGCTGCTAGCGAATATAATCCCGTATCGAATACGGTTAAAGATTTACGAGATGGCAAGGCTTACAAGACCGTGAAAATCGGCAATCAAGTCTGGATGGCCGAAAACCTTGATTATGAAACTGCCAACAGCATCTGCGGAGAAATGGAATACCTTACCTTGTACGGCTGCCTTTATTCATGGGACGAAGCGAAGACCGCGTGCCCCGTCGGCTGGCGCTTGCCAAGCCAGGCGGAATGGAATACTTTGATTGAATTTGTCGGAGACTCTGCCACGGCAGGGAAGATTCTCAAGGCCACGACTACCTGGAGCGATAAGGGGCGTTACAAAGATGGCACCGACGATTACGGCTTTACCGCATTGCCGGGCGGCGTGCGCCTCCCGCAAAAGGGCAAGACACATCAGTCATTCGTCAATTCGGGAGCCTTTTTCTGGAGCGCCACCGAGGTCGATGACGACGAGTCGATTACCTTGGTTTTGCGTTACGAAAACGACGCCGCAACATTGTTTGAAAACTACAAGGACGCCGGTGTCAGTGTCCGTTGCGTGAAGAATTGAGTTAGAAAAATACCCTGTAGGGAACGATTTTCTGGTGCTTCCGTCCCTTGGTGTCATCCGTTCCTCTTAAATAAAATTCATACCGCTCTTTGTAATTTTTGCAGCCTAATGTAAAAAAAAGAATACGTTTGCCAATGAAAGTGATGCTGCGTACGTTTTGCAGAAACTGTTTGTGCTTGGTCATTGTCAAGCCCGCATAGATGCTACTTTCGCTACAGGGGTTTTAGGGGGCGGAGCCCCACTTTGGTGGCCATGCGCACTAAGCAACAAGTTGCTTAGTGCTGTCCGCCATTAGGCGTGGATGTGTAGAGCAACGGAGTGCGCACCAGGGGGGCTTCCCCCTTTTTTAGATCCTTCGACTCCGTTTCACTTCGCTCAGGATGACATTCCTTTCGTCTTTCGTCTGTAGCCGCGGAGCGGCGTTCTTTCGTCTAAATCTACAGCGTTGCCTGGAACTGGTGGAACTTTTCCAGAAGTTCGGCGTAGGTCTTGGTGGATTCAAGTTGCGGGAACTGGGCCACGATGGAATCCGGCGCGCAGAAGAAGCAGCCCTTGTCGGCCTGCTTGAGCATGCCCGTGTCGTTGAAGGAATCGCCGCTGGCGAACACCTTGAAGTTGAGGTCTTGCAGGTGCTTCACGACTTTTGTCTTCTGGTCGGTGAGGCGCAGGTGGTAACCCTTGATCATGTCGTTTTCGACTTCCAGGTTGTGGCAGAAGATCGTCGGGAATCCGAGATTCTTCATGATGGGGTAGGCGAATTCCTGGAACGTGTCCGAAAGAATAATCACCTGGGCTTCGTCGCGGAGTTTGTCCATAAAGTCGCGGGCACCGTCGAGAAGTCCGAGGTTTGCGATCACGTTCTGGATGTCCGAAAGCTTGATGTTTTCGCGTTCGAGAATCTTGATGCGGCCCTTCATGAGCACGTCGTAGTCGGGAATGTCGCGCGTAGTCAGGCGCAGGTCCTTGATGCCGGTTTTCTCGGCGACGGCGATCCAAATTTCAGGGGCGAGGACACCTTCAAGGTCCAGGGTAACGACACATTGCTTGGTAAACATAGGGCTATTTCTTTCGTTCGTTGATGATGGAGCGCAAATCCGCAATCGTAATCTGGTACGGGGTGCGGCAGAAGTCGCAAATCACTTCGAGGTCCTTGCCTTCTTTTTCGAGGTCCTGCAAGTCCTTGAGCGGGAGCGTTGCAAGCGTTGCCACGGTGCGTTCGCGGCTGCAGGGGCAGTAGGCCTTCGGGTCGATTTCTTTTACGATATCGATTTCGTAGGGGCCGCGCAGCTGGTCCAGGAGCTCGTCCAGGTCAAAGCCTTCGGGCGTGTTCATGTCGCAGAACTTCGGCAAGTTCTGGATAATGACTTCGATCAGGTTGATGTCCTTGTCTTCGAGGTCGGGGAAGGCTTCGATGTAGAATCCGGCGGCGTAGTCGAGCTTGCTCGGGTCTTCTTTGTTGAAGGCAGCTTCGATGCCTACGGCCGAGCGGATCTGTTCGGACTGCAAAAGGTAGGTGGCGAGGTTCTGGCCCATGGATACGGCGGGAGCCTCGATAATGCTTTCGTGGACGCGCTTGCCCTGTTCGTTTAGCTTG
Protein-coding regions in this window:
- the trpA gene encoding tryptophan synthase subunit alpha; the protein is MSHLIAGFPDAETSIAIADALVKGGANILEIQLAFSDPSADGPAIQTASSIALDKGYSTKQGLEIVRKIHERHPETPIYIMTYGSLAFTPGVENFVKMCKDAGVSACIIPDLPFDGDEGLTEACKKHGLENIPVAAPSMTKERLETMASKGFKYIYAALRAGTTGSETTIDQATLDFIDTVGKGGAKVLGGFGIRNGEQSKVLSKHVYAVVAGSVFVNIVLSNEDSAEGRKKAIAEIEAKAKEIAGN
- a CDS encoding fibrobacter succinogenes major paralogous domain-containing protein, yielding MKKICALTVLAFLVACSGDRSSTGVIGGSGNEAASEYNPVSNTVKDLRDGKAYKTVKIGNQVWMAENLDYETANSICGEMEYLTLYGCLYSWDEAKTACPVGWRLPSQAEWNTLIEFVGDSATAGKILKATTTWSDKGRYKDGTDDYGFTALPGGVRLPQKGKTHQSFVNSGAFFWSATEVDDDESITLVLRYENDAATLFENYKDAGVSVRCVKN
- the thrH gene encoding bifunctional phosphoserine phosphatase/homoserine phosphotransferase ThrH, coding for MFTKQCVVTLDLEGVLAPEIWIAVAEKTGIKDLRLTTRDIPDYDVLMKGRIKILERENIKLSDIQNVIANLGLLDGARDFMDKLRDEAQVIILSDTFQEFAYPIMKNLGFPTIFCHNLEVENDMIKGYHLRLTDQKTKVVKHLQDLNFKVFASGDSFNDTGMLKQADKGCFFCAPDSIVAQFPQLESTKTYAELLEKFHQFQATL
- a CDS encoding Hsp33 family molecular chaperone HslO; this translates as MNFKDRIIRATGKKTPFRLIVVDLTATMNEIGKKHNAQGFALKLLAENSIASIFLSASLKFPGTVSFTTRFSGEITLVQSDSTPQGLVRAMIPQPELQAVGGNEPALIPQSVRVIKLNEQGKRVHESIIEAPAVSMGQNLATYLLQSEQIRSAVGIEAAFNKEDPSKLDYAAGFYIEAFPDLEDKDINLIEVIIQNLPKFCDMNTPEGFDLDELLDQLRGPYEIDIVKEIDPKAYCPCSRERTVATLATLPLKDLQDLEKEGKDLEVICDFCRTPYQITIADLRSIINERKK